A genomic stretch from Hemitrygon akajei chromosome 10, sHemAka1.3, whole genome shotgun sequence includes:
- the LOC140734042 gene encoding general transcription factor II-I repeat domain-containing protein 2A-like, giving the protein MDVVIQIVNKIMAKSLNHRQFRLLLDELESAYSDLLLHNKVRWLSRGEVLKRFVACLEEVKTFLGSKGLTFPELEQPEWLEKLHFMVDMTAHLNTLNTALQGKGCIALHMLEDVLAFERKLTVLARDLQKGTLSHFPNLREFKQAHDMINSEYLNSAIIAMQTSFGKRFCEFREEKNTLSFPVTPRSVDPSLLNTTALAGVSQPDLEMELADIADKDIWVSKFRRLTADLEDVACQKAILAQNHKWSDIENLPKPDKLVSETWNAIPDIYVNIKKYALGVLSIFGSTYVCEQVFSNMNFIKNKHRARLTDDSLRSCVKMKVTSYNPDVQTLCAEVQEQKSH; this is encoded by the coding sequence ATGGATGTTGTCATTCAGATTGTCAATAAAATAATGGCAAAAAGTTTAAATCACCGTCAATTCCGTTTGTTACTGGATGAGCTGGAAAGCGCATATTCTGATCTCCTGCTGCACAACAAAGTCCGGTGGCTGTCCAGAGGGGAGGTGCTGAAACGCTTTGTCGCATGTCTGGAAGAAGTGAAAACTTTCCTGGGCAGCAAAGGGCTCACCTTTCCTGAGCTGGAACAGCCAGAGTGGCTGGAAAAGCTACACTTCATGGTAGACATGACAGCGCACCTGAACACGCTGAACACAGCTCTTCAGGGGAAAGGATGCATAGCCCTGCACATGTTGGAGGATGTTTTGGCATTCGAGCGCAAGTTGACAGTGCTTGCCAGAGATTTACAGAAAGGCACATTGTCTCACTTCCCCAATTTGAGAGAGTTCAAACAAGCTCACGACATGATAAATTCGGAGTATTTAAATTCTGCAATCATCGCAATGCAAACATCGTTTGGGAAAcgcttctgtgagttcagagaggaaaaaaacacattATCCTTCCCGGTCACTCCCCGAAGCGTCGATCCATCCCTACTGAATACGACTGCATTGGCAGGTGTGAGTCAACCTGATCTTGAGATGGAACTGGCCGACATAGCCGACAAAGACATATGGGTGTCCAAGTTTAGACGCTTGACAGCAGACCTTGAAGATGTTGCCTGTCAGAAGGCCATCCTTGCTCAGAATCACAAATGGAGTGATATTGAAAACCTCCCCAAACCGGACAAACTTGTGTCCGAAACATGGAATGCTATCCCCGACATTTATGTAAACATTAAAAAGTATGCACTTGGAGTCCTGTCGATCTTTGGATCCACATATGTATGTGAGCAGGTGTTCTCCAACATGAACTTTATTAAAAACAAACATCGTGCACGCCTCACAGATGACAGCTTGCGATCCTGTGTAAAGATGAAGGTGACGTCATACAACCCTGATGTGCAGACGCTGTGCGCTGAGGTCCAGGAGCAGAAATCCCATTAA